The following coding sequences are from one Roseburia hominis A2-183 window:
- a CDS encoding amidohydrolase, translating to MENREDKPEAVLVQNGVIKKVGHLDELRNIAGKRVKEYDLRGKCLMPAFIDAHSHITMAGQVSVLADLTECMNYNDIVQKLKSYIKDHHVTAKQAVLGFGYDHNTLCEEKHPTRQILDMVSQDIPIMILHISGHMACVNSKVLQMCGITRDMDDPEGGVIGREDGGREPNGYLEEAAMALVQSRIGKLVKISIRKMIRGMQEVYIQNGITTIQDGASTSQNIALLKSMAAMHLLKTDVVAYPLMTANGCEVLHKNRKYVGAYHNRLKIGGYKLVLDGSPQGRSAWMTEPYEGEPKGYCAYPWLKDEQVNEYVKKAVDEGHQILAHCNGDAAGDQFITAYEKAVANDQTGRDMRPVMIHCQTARTDQLDRMKELGMIPSIFVGHVFYWGDIHIKNFGQKRGMRISPVKDALSRGLNVTFHQDTPVTKPNMMHSVWCAVKRISKNGTIVGEDQKIDVYDALKCITINAAYQYFEEEKKGSIREGKMADLVVLEKNPLEVDQMKIREIRVIETIKEGKTIYKAQ from the coding sequence ATGGAGAATCGGGAAGACAAACCGGAAGCGGTTCTGGTTCAGAATGGCGTAATTAAAAAAGTGGGACATTTGGATGAACTTAGAAATATAGCCGGAAAGAGAGTAAAAGAATATGATCTGCGTGGGAAATGTCTTATGCCGGCATTTATTGATGCACACAGTCATATTACGATGGCGGGACAGGTGTCTGTGCTGGCTGATCTCACGGAATGCATGAACTATAATGACATCGTTCAAAAATTGAAAAGTTATATAAAAGATCATCATGTTACCGCAAAACAGGCGGTGCTGGGGTTTGGTTATGACCATAATACATTGTGTGAGGAAAAACATCCGACAAGACAGATACTGGATATGGTATCGCAGGATATACCGATTATGATACTGCATATATCGGGACATATGGCGTGTGTAAACAGCAAAGTATTGCAGATGTGTGGCATTACCCGGGATATGGATGATCCAGAGGGAGGCGTGATTGGAAGAGAAGATGGCGGGAGAGAGCCGAACGGCTATCTGGAAGAGGCGGCGATGGCTCTTGTACAGAGCCGAATCGGCAAACTTGTGAAGATAAGTATCCGAAAAATGATTCGTGGAATGCAGGAAGTATATATTCAAAATGGAATTACCACGATACAGGATGGAGCGTCTACATCGCAGAATATAGCACTTTTAAAGAGCATGGCAGCGATGCATTTGTTAAAAACGGATGTGGTAGCGTACCCATTAATGACGGCAAACGGTTGTGAGGTACTTCATAAAAACAGGAAATATGTAGGAGCATATCACAACAGATTAAAGATAGGAGGATATAAACTGGTGCTGGATGGCTCTCCGCAGGGACGGTCGGCATGGATGACAGAGCCGTATGAGGGAGAACCAAAAGGATATTGTGCATATCCATGGCTAAAGGATGAGCAGGTAAATGAATATGTAAAAAAGGCAGTCGATGAAGGACACCAGATTTTAGCTCACTGTAATGGAGATGCGGCCGGGGATCAGTTTATCACTGCCTATGAAAAGGCAGTTGCAAACGACCAGACCGGGCGGGACATGCGTCCTGTAATGATACACTGCCAGACTGCCAGGACGGATCAGCTGGACCGGATGAAAGAACTGGGAATGATTCCCTCAATTTTTGTCGGACATGTTTTTTACTGGGGAGATATTCATATAAAAAATTTTGGGCAGAAGAGAGGAATGCGTATCAGTCCGGTGAAAGATGCATTGAGCCGTGGATTGAACGTAACGTTTCATCAGGATACACCGGTTACAAAACCCAATATGATGCATTCTGTATGGTGCGCAGTGAAACGGATCAGTAAGAATGGCACAATCGTGGGAGAAGATCAGAAGATTGATGTATACGATGCTCTGAAATGTATTACGATAAATGCAGCGTACCAGTATTTTGAGGAAGAGAAAAAAGGAAGTATAAGGGAAGGAAAGATGGCAGACCTTGTAGTTCTTGAGAAGAATCCGCTTGAAGTTGATCAGATGAAAATCCGGGAGATCAGAGTGATTGAAACGATAAAAGAGGGTAAAACAATCTATAAAGCACAATAG
- a CDS encoding N-acetylmuramoyl-L-alanine amidase family protein: protein MIQIGRPYIEQAGKNFRLTADVVMDQETKKWWFEVPAEYKQYLCTERSDAFLIGILPLAMRFGEDISLDAPVTEELLFNIETELIPSLVNSSKNLYASRIFAETETEIINEGAWGVGTGNSMGVDSFHAIEMSLHNHCKSYHLTHLCHYNVGAFNDTYSTAGEDEVREICLRNAKQVAEEYGLPMLISNSNYEEIVDINHLFVNTYANLYAVYCLQKLWKTYYLASSEFGFHRFQLEDNDMYDSAHYDLLTVNCLSTRGLKIYSEGGERNRLEKIRDIVDSEVAQRHLHVCVREAYNCGVCHKCKKTLVAIDALDKLENFSKVFDLKAYAVHREKYLEEICELHIQNPLDYNEPSFQLLKHRMPQEICRKYADILDLGKQQYEQRGVCEIDGVLSYVNADGYKAEEGWIIEGRKRYYCVGDGKLVVGNFHQIDISWYFFDVDGTMQRGLKQIGNDFYYFGKDGSLRRGLQQINGEMWHFDETGRGSDAGWIQVGSRKYYCFGQGRLATGTVCIDGSNFEFETTGVMK from the coding sequence ATGATTCAGATAGGCAGACCATACATAGAACAAGCAGGTAAAAATTTTCGGCTGACAGCAGATGTCGTGATGGATCAGGAAACAAAAAAGTGGTGGTTTGAAGTACCCGCTGAATATAAACAGTATCTGTGTACCGAGAGAAGCGATGCCTTTCTCATAGGGATACTTCCACTCGCAATGCGCTTCGGCGAAGATATATCGTTGGATGCCCCGGTTACAGAGGAGCTTTTATTTAATATAGAGACAGAACTAATCCCGTCATTGGTGAACAGCAGCAAAAATTTGTATGCAAGCAGGATATTCGCAGAGACAGAAACAGAAATTATCAATGAGGGCGCCTGGGGTGTCGGAACGGGAAATTCAATGGGAGTAGACTCTTTTCATGCAATAGAAATGTCATTGCATAATCATTGTAAGAGTTATCATTTAACCCATTTATGTCATTATAATGTAGGAGCGTTTAACGATACATACAGCACGGCAGGAGAGGATGAGGTTCGTGAAATATGCCTTAGAAATGCAAAACAGGTTGCAGAGGAGTATGGTCTGCCGATGTTGATATCAAACTCGAACTATGAGGAGATTGTGGATATCAACCATCTGTTTGTAAATACCTATGCGAATTTATATGCGGTATATTGTCTCCAAAAATTGTGGAAGACCTATTATCTGGCATCCTCTGAGTTTGGATTTCACAGATTTCAACTGGAAGATAATGATATGTACGACAGTGCACATTATGATCTGTTGACCGTGAATTGTCTGTCTACGCGGGGGCTGAAAATTTATTCTGAGGGCGGAGAACGGAATCGCCTTGAGAAAATAAGAGATATTGTAGATTCGGAGGTTGCACAGAGACATCTTCATGTATGTGTGAGAGAAGCTTATAACTGCGGTGTCTGCCATAAATGTAAGAAAACATTGGTGGCGATTGATGCGCTGGATAAGCTCGAGAACTTTAGCAAAGTATTTGATCTGAAGGCATATGCAGTGCACAGAGAGAAATATCTGGAAGAAATCTGTGAGTTACACATCCAGAATCCACTAGATTATAATGAACCAAGTTTTCAGCTGTTAAAACACCGCATGCCGCAGGAAATATGCCGGAAGTATGCAGATATCCTTGACCTTGGAAAACAGCAATATGAGCAGAGAGGGGTATGCGAGATTGACGGCGTGCTCAGTTATGTGAATGCCGATGGATATAAAGCGGAAGAAGGCTGGATCATAGAAGGCAGAAAGCGGTATTATTGCGTTGGAGATGGAAAACTGGTCGTTGGAAATTTCCATCAGATCGATATTTCCTGGTACTTTTTTGATGTGGATGGAACGATGCAAAGAGGCTTAAAGCAGATTGGAAATGACTTTTACTATTTTGGAAAAGACGGATCACTGCGGAGAGGTTTACAGCAGATTAACGGCGAAATGTGGCATTTCGATGAGACTGGAAGAGGAAGTGACGCAGGATGGATACAGGTTGGCAGCAGAAAATACTATTGCTTTGGGCAGGGAAGATTGGCAACCGGTACGGTCTGCATTGATGGATCGAATTTTGAGTTTGAAACAACGGGTGTCATGAAATAG
- a CDS encoding polysaccharide pyruvyl transferase family protein — translation MVPVAASVILQKQGVVCGVQLTPDLKAQYIVIDQVEDIAKINGSKYIQADATGIYRKIKTLLLEGKTVLFTGLPCQTAGLYNYLKGCDQSRLYTIDMLCHGTPSDKVFREWLSGVSEGRHAKYINFRVKDGDWNCNTVCIEYEDGSAYRADVTDDWFEKLFHYNMSLRKSCYHCKFAEFPRRGDLSTGDFHGIEDCQDIEDDHKGTSVIFVNSDKGQMLLNEMKKENVWMKEISVEDSKKNRICADIEEHPYRDRFFRLLREEKYDFANLAKRVLEHKFDIGIVGIPTVENHGSNLSYYGLYRTLQHMGYDVFMMERPKSAWWAPHETPVIFRENPYDSGDLCELFESRLQLQKANDYADTFILGSDQLWYEGLYACFDKFCFMDYIHENKNKITYAASFGRSEYHATREEKAEAAFYIQGIDHISVREESAVELCRQEWNREAVVVLDPVFLCPTEEYEKLADKGKKTAYNQYIATYILDPSPEKQQIIEKAAQKLELPVINMTDVVNVEEKCAQWDLDMESDVSNEDWLRRIRECTFFITDSFHGTCFALIFEKQFLAIGNAYRGLDRFTEILGKVGLKDHLVSAEEIDTLEEKLGQSIAYDKVRSALQREKEKSGEWLKNAICAGKENRLSGYDIIQKERMKEEEQLFWQKNMIDAHGNVLGAHDTRLAVYDGALGELQKDAEQRRILFEIQQKQMQEFQDAILQLRQQKEEMNSVLCELQGKNQALEEEIRQIKEKFPLKRWAKRFIQRFRRR, via the coding sequence GTGGTTCCGGTGGCGGCATCTGTTATCCTGCAGAAACAGGGAGTTGTCTGTGGAGTACAGCTTACACCCGATCTGAAAGCACAGTACATAGTTATAGATCAAGTCGAAGATATAGCAAAAATAAACGGGTCAAAGTATATACAGGCAGATGCGACCGGAATTTACCGTAAGATAAAAACGCTTTTACTGGAAGGAAAGACGGTCTTATTTACAGGATTGCCATGTCAGACCGCGGGATTATATAACTACCTGAAAGGATGTGACCAGAGCAGATTATATACAATAGATATGCTGTGTCATGGTACACCTTCAGATAAAGTATTTCGGGAATGGCTTTCTGGTGTATCGGAAGGAAGGCATGCCAAATATATTAATTTTCGTGTAAAAGACGGTGACTGGAATTGTAATACCGTGTGTATTGAATATGAGGACGGTTCTGCTTACCGGGCAGATGTTACCGATGATTGGTTTGAAAAACTATTTCATTATAATATGTCCTTAAGAAAATCCTGTTATCATTGTAAATTTGCGGAGTTTCCGCGCAGGGGAGATCTGTCTACGGGAGATTTTCATGGAATAGAAGATTGCCAGGATATTGAGGATGATCATAAAGGAACCAGCGTTATATTCGTAAATAGTGATAAAGGGCAGATGCTTTTGAATGAGATGAAAAAAGAGAATGTCTGGATGAAAGAGATTTCGGTGGAGGATTCCAAAAAGAACCGGATTTGTGCAGATATAGAAGAACATCCATACAGAGATCGTTTTTTTCGTTTACTCAGAGAAGAGAAATATGACTTTGCGAACCTTGCGAAACGTGTACTGGAACATAAATTCGATATAGGAATCGTGGGAATTCCAACAGTAGAAAACCATGGTTCAAACTTGTCCTATTATGGACTTTACCGGACATTGCAGCATATGGGATATGATGTATTTATGATGGAACGACCAAAATCAGCCTGGTGGGCTCCGCATGAAACACCGGTTATATTCAGGGAAAATCCGTATGACAGCGGAGATCTGTGTGAATTGTTTGAGAGCAGACTGCAACTGCAGAAGGCGAATGACTACGCGGATACATTTATTCTTGGCTCGGATCAGCTGTGGTATGAAGGACTATATGCATGCTTTGATAAATTTTGTTTTATGGACTATATTCATGAAAACAAAAATAAAATCACGTACGCAGCATCATTTGGAAGGAGCGAGTATCATGCGACCAGGGAGGAGAAGGCGGAGGCCGCATTTTATATACAGGGAATCGATCATATATCTGTGCGGGAGGAAAGTGCGGTAGAACTGTGTCGACAGGAGTGGAACCGGGAGGCAGTGGTTGTTCTGGATCCGGTATTTTTGTGCCCGACAGAAGAATATGAAAAGCTTGCGGATAAGGGGAAGAAGACCGCATATAATCAATATATTGCAACTTATATTTTAGACCCCTCGCCGGAAAAGCAGCAGATTATTGAAAAAGCAGCACAGAAATTAGAATTACCGGTAATAAACATGACGGATGTCGTGAATGTGGAAGAAAAATGTGCACAGTGGGATCTTGATATGGAAAGTGATGTTTCCAATGAAGATTGGCTGCGTAGAATACGGGAGTGCACATTTTTTATTACGGATTCTTTTCACGGAACCTGTTTTGCCCTTATTTTTGAAAAGCAGTTTCTGGCAATCGGAAATGCATATCGTGGATTAGACCGTTTTACGGAAATTCTTGGTAAAGTTGGTCTTAAAGATCATCTTGTATCCGCGGAGGAGATCGATACGCTGGAAGAGAAGCTGGGGCAGAGCATTGCGTATGATAAAGTACGGAGTGCGTTGCAGAGAGAAAAAGAAAAATCGGGAGAATGGCTCAAAAATGCAATCTGTGCCGGAAAAGAGAACCGGCTTTCCGGTTATGATATTATTCAGAAGGAAAGAATGAAAGAGGAAGAACAGCTTTTCTGGCAGAAAAATATGATTGATGCACATGGAAATGTACTTGGAGCACATGATACAAGACTGGCAGTATATGACGGTGCATTGGGGGAATTGCAGAAAGATGCCGAGCAGAGAAGAATTCTGTTTGAGATACAGCAGAAACAGATGCAGGAATTTCAAGATGCAATCCTCCAGTTAAGACAGCAGAAGGAAGAAATGAATTCCGTTCTGTGTGAGTTGCAGGGAAAGAATCAGGCTCTGGAGGAAGAAATCAGGCAAATAAAAGAGAAATTCCCGTTGAAACGCTGGGCAAAGAGATTCATACAACGGTTCAGAAGAAGATAA
- a CDS encoding sodium/glutamate symporter translates to MKFMFAFGLASIMLCIGTLLRAKVKVFQKMLVPSSVIAGILGFFFLNVLSLQDIDCGADSAMYTEIVNQLFTISFISITLTSAPGQNKNTAKNIMSGVWGMGIVWCILYALQALSGMLIATVLGKYNGMDNAYGTLVAFAFAQGPGQSAAFGKIYEGYGYQNAAMIAVTFAVIGFCMAFLVGIPFAKKGIRQGYASNCGRIEPAVLRGYYRKEEQTEYMVKDTTCNSNIETLTFHFAVIGVCYMLALGISKIFSCIPGFFGSSMSGLMFMNGMFAAYIVKWIMKKTGVDFLKESTLQNKITGWTADYLVVCSFMAVEVKVLGKWMMPIIVISIAITVLTAAVCFFFGKRFGGSNDFERTLGLYGTCTGTVASGISLVRIVDPEFKTTTALELGMMNLVMLLSTPVYILLLGMASGEVGKTVLAVSLSALVVIYVVLLRVFKAFGKRTY, encoded by the coding sequence ATGAAGTTCATGTTTGCATTTGGTCTGGCAAGTATTATGCTCTGTATAGGAACGTTATTGCGGGCAAAGGTGAAGGTATTCCAGAAAATGCTGGTGCCCTCCAGTGTGATAGCGGGAATTCTGGGTTTCTTTTTCCTGAATGTGCTGTCACTGCAGGATATTGACTGTGGAGCAGATTCTGCGATGTATACGGAAATTGTTAATCAATTATTTACAATTTCGTTTATTTCTATTACGCTTACATCAGCGCCCGGACAAAATAAAAATACGGCAAAAAATATTATGAGTGGTGTATGGGGGATGGGAATTGTCTGGTGTATTCTGTACGCACTACAGGCGCTGTCCGGCATGCTGATTGCTACCGTGCTGGGGAAGTACAACGGAATGGATAATGCTTATGGAACCCTCGTAGCATTTGCGTTTGCCCAGGGACCGGGCCAATCTGCGGCGTTTGGAAAAATATACGAAGGATATGGGTATCAGAATGCAGCAATGATCGCTGTTACATTTGCTGTAATCGGATTCTGCATGGCCTTCCTGGTGGGAATTCCGTTCGCAAAAAAGGGAATCAGACAGGGCTATGCTTCAAACTGCGGCAGAATTGAGCCGGCGGTTTTGCGCGGGTATTACAGAAAAGAAGAACAGACAGAGTATATGGTAAAGGATACGACCTGTAACAGTAATATAGAGACATTGACATTTCATTTTGCGGTCATAGGAGTGTGTTACATGCTTGCGCTGGGAATTTCAAAGATCTTTTCCTGCATTCCTGGTTTTTTCGGCAGTTCCATGAGCGGTCTGATGTTTATGAATGGTATGTTCGCAGCATATATCGTAAAATGGATCATGAAAAAAACTGGAGTGGACTTTTTGAAGGAAAGCACACTGCAAAACAAAATTACAGGCTGGACGGCAGATTATCTGGTGGTGTGTTCTTTTATGGCAGTAGAAGTAAAGGTACTTGGGAAATGGATGATGCCGATTATTGTGATCAGTATTGCCATTACGGTTCTGACGGCAGCGGTATGCTTTTTCTTTGGAAAAAGATTTGGCGGAAGCAATGATTTTGAGCGTACTTTAGGCTTATACGGAACATGCACAGGAACCGTGGCAAGTGGTATATCATTAGTCAGAATTGTTGATCCTGAATTTAAAACAACCACAGCACTGGAGCTGGGAATGATGAATCTTGTTATGCTGCTAAGTACACCGGTGTATATTTTACTGCTGGGAATGGCATCGGGCGAAGTGGGAAAAACAGTGCTGGCAGTGTCTTTGAGTGCTCTTGTGGTAATTTATGTGGTATTGTTGAGGGTATTTAAGGCGTTTGGAAAAAGGACTTATTAA
- a CDS encoding acyltransferase: MGRRRVFFKRGKKKQDTVQELKPVYKLSGQNNKIFIIENGTEREITYSEKVAGIEIKIQGNNNRVYLELPIKAVGSTITIDNSNAEVRIGSTFLLNNVRIICNDGNEQRVWIGAGTTMHNVGILATENADIRIGAGCMFSARVYIYGSDGHAMFDVNTGECINGRKHATVIGERCWISSDSIILKNAVIPDNSIVAAASVVTGNFEGESNVCLGGNPAKIIRRNVDWSYESPSERFARMACEEKKLTLSSEELEWSVGQVGRLSAYLNECRIANSQVEWRSEDRSICKVSAAGEVCGTGKGETSIVAAYAGAQAICKVEVR, translated from the coding sequence ATGGGGAGAAGAAGAGTGTTTTTCAAAAGAGGAAAGAAAAAGCAGGATACTGTGCAGGAATTAAAGCCGGTATATAAGTTATCTGGACAAAATAACAAAATTTTTATTATAGAAAACGGCACGGAGAGAGAAATTACATATAGTGAAAAAGTTGCAGGTATCGAGATTAAAATACAGGGAAATAATAACCGGGTGTATTTGGAACTTCCGATAAAAGCGGTGGGAAGTACGATTACTATCGATAACAGTAATGCAGAGGTCCGGATTGGAAGCACTTTCCTATTGAATAATGTTAGAATTATATGCAATGATGGAAATGAGCAGCGGGTTTGGATCGGAGCAGGAACTACCATGCACAATGTGGGGATACTGGCGACGGAAAATGCGGATATCAGAATCGGAGCGGGATGTATGTTTTCTGCAAGAGTATATATCTACGGGTCTGACGGACATGCGATGTTTGATGTGAATACCGGAGAATGTATTAACGGAAGAAAACATGCGACTGTGATCGGTGAGAGATGCTGGATTTCATCAGATTCCATCATTTTAAAGAATGCTGTAATTCCGGACAACAGTATTGTGGCGGCCGCAAGTGTCGTGACGGGTAATTTTGAGGGAGAGTCGAATGTCTGTCTGGGAGGAAATCCGGCAAAGATCATAAGGCGGAATGTGGACTGGTCGTATGAGAGTCCATCGGAACGTTTCGCAAGGATGGCCTGTGAGGAGAAAAAATTGACATTGAGTTCGGAAGAGTTAGAATGGAGTGTTGGACAGGTTGGAAGATTAAGCGCATATTTAAATGAATGCAGGATTGCCAATTCGCAGGTGGAATGGAGAAGCGAAGATCGGAGCATATGTAAGGTAAGTGCAGCAGGAGAGGTTTGTGGAACCGGCAAGGGAGAGACCAGTATTGTTGCAGCGTATGCAGGTGCGCAGGCGATATGTAAAGTGGAAGTGCGTTAA